One window of Misgurnus anguillicaudatus chromosome 13, ASM2758022v2, whole genome shotgun sequence genomic DNA carries:
- the LOC129430386 gene encoding uncharacterized protein has product METKEEITNAREQTDQDQKAVKEEILQLSEIEEKPHYLIPKEESLSCSITVRNLSPKRNNKKKSTAKDALICPQCGKAFTYNYKLNEHMKTHTGERPYSCDQCGKSYMNKWHLNNHTRTHTGEKPYRCDQCENTYHRSWNLNRHMKTHNGEQPRCDQCGRTFTRKSDLNKHMTIHTGEKPYRCDQCGKAFSLKSCLNIHKRIHTGEKPYRCDHCGQCFSRNFLLDEHITIHSGEKPFRCDQCGKTYNRSWDLNEHIRTHTGDQTRCDQCGKTFKCKSDLKKHMKIHTGEKPYSCDQCGKTFKKKVQLKVHTRFHTGEKLYRCDQCGNCFIHKFGLNRHMRTIHTKERP; this is encoded by the exons ATGGAGACAAAAGAAGAAATCACAAATGCAAGAGAACAGACAGATCAAg ATCAGAAAGCGGTAAAGGAGGAAATTTTACAACTCAGTGAAATTGAAGAGAAACCTCATTATTTGATACCCAAGGAAGAATCTCTGAGCTGCTCGATTACTGTGAGGAATTTGTCACCTAAAAGAAACAACAAGAAAAAATCAACAGCCAAGGATGCTCTTATTTGCCCTCAGTGTGGAAAGGCCTTCACCTATAACTATAAACTTAATGAGCACATGAAAACCCACACTGGAGAAAGACCTTACAGCTGTGATCAGTGTGGTAAAAGTTACATGAATAAATGGCACCTTAATAACCACACAAGAAcccacactggagaaaaaccctACAGATGTGATCAGTGTGAAAATACCTACCACAGAAGTTGGAACCTTAATCGGCACATGAAAACCCACAATGGAGAACAGCCTagatgtgatcagtgtggaaGAACCTTCACTCGTAAGTCTGACCTGAATAAGCACATGacaattcacactggagaaaaaccttacagatgtgatcagtgtggaaaaGCCTTCTCTCTCAAGTCTTGCCTTAATATTCAcaagagaattcacactggagaaaaaccttacagaTGTGATCACTGTGGACAGTGTTTTAGTCGTAATTTCCTTCTCGATGAGCACATTACAATCCACAGTGGAGAAAAACCTTTCagatgtgatcagtgtggaaagaccTACAACAGAAGTTGGGACCTTAATGAACACATAAGAACCCACACTGGAGATCAGACTagatgtgatcagtgtggaaaaACCTTCAAGTGTAAGTCTGACCTGAAAAAGCACATgaaaattcacactggagaaaaaccttacagctgtgatcagtgtggaaagaccTTCAAGAAGAAGGTCCAGCTTAAGGTTCACACAAGATTTCATACTGGAGAAAAGCTTTACagatgtgatcagtgtggaaaTTGTTTTATTCATAAGTTTGGACTTAACAGGCACATGAGAACAATTCACACTAAAGAAAGGCCTTAA
- the LOC129430385 gene encoding uncharacterized protein: MEPKEEITNAREQTDQDLKAVKEEILQLSEMEEKPHYMIPKEESLSCSITVRNLSPKRNNIQNSTAIDAFICPQCGKTFTKKYKLNEHMKVHTGEKLYSCDQCGKSYNRNWHLNVHMRTHTGEKPYSCDQCGRTLTRKSDLNAHMRTHTGEKPYTCDQCGATFTRKYSLNVHKRIHTGEKLYRCDHCGKSFNRKFSLNVHQRIHTGEKLSRCDDQGRC, from the exons ATGGAGCCAAAAGAAGAAATCACAAATGCAAGGGAACAGACCGATCAAG ATTTGAAAGCGGTAAAGGAGGAAATTTTACAACTCAGTGAAATGGAGGAGAAACCTCATTATATGATACCCAAGGAAGAATCTCTGAGCTGCTCGATTACTGTGAGGAATTTGTCACCTAAAAgaaacaacattcaaaactcAACAGCCATTGATGCTTTTATTTGCCCTCAGTGTGGAAAGACCTTCACTAAGAAATATAAACTtaatgagcacatgaaagtccACACTGGAGAAAAGCTTTACAGTtgtgatcagtgtggaaagagctaCAACAGAAACTGGCATCTTAATGTTCACATGAGAACCCACActggtgaaaaaccttacagcTGTGATCAGTGTGGAAGAACCTTAACTCGTAAGTCTGACTTGAATGCTCACATGAGAACTCATACTGGTGAAAAGCCTTACACATGTGATCAGTGTGGAGCAACCTTCACTCGAAAGTATAGCCTTAATGTTCAcaagagaattcacactggagagaaactttACAGATGTGAtcactgtggaaagagttttaatcGTAAGTTTAGCCTTAATGTTCAccagagaattcacactggagaaaagctTTCCAGATGTGATGATCAGGGGCGTTGCTAG